The following are encoded in a window of Nitrospira sp. genomic DNA:
- a CDS encoding amino acid adenylation domain-containing protein, translating to MAKPALPDHIDSIYPLSPMQEGMLFHTLMNPGTGIYLMQNRYLLEGDLNYDAFVRAWDVVFDRHPVLRTSFVWKNQKRPLQAVHKRVDAPIVSLDWRGQTRSEQIARLDAELEAELREGFDFAKGPLMRLWLIRLEDHRYQFVHSFHHILLDEWCISLLLMDFLGHYGAFVRGERLMREKPRPYRDYIAWLQKQDITAAESFWRGYLENFPTPTPLPYDRLPEGLADQNEDAADHCLYLSADMSATLADLAQRHHLTVNTFFQGAWALLLNYYGSEREVLFGVTVAGRPTELPGVESILGLFINTVPLRVSMQPDRPLMDWLKDLLAENVRVRQYDYAPLVQMQRWSEVPRGEALFHSLFVFENAPVDRELCEGRIIFKGEEEQYRVHTNYPLTVMGWPGRELGLKISYDKRLFDADTTGRMIRHFRTLLEAMAERPTARLAELSPLKQDERRQLLTEWNPKTEAADEERSESFSRLFEEQVEKTPGAVAVECLEEKTTYRELNRRANRVAHALAEAGVQPDTVVALLDDRSIDLLTMMLGVFKAGGAYVPLDPHHPVSRLTHILKLSRSPIVLISQNYLARLQEAITQIDETSRPRLMPIEPILNEAGREDNLDDRGLAEHLAYVIYTSGSTGVPKGAMVTRRGMLNNIRSKVSGLALGPADVIAQTASQCFDISVWQFLTALTCGARTSIVPDETSRDPFRLLAHLERFDITILETVPALLQGLVDAGSESSLAPRLQRLRWVLPTGEALPPPVCRQWLARYPAIPLLNAYGPAECADDVAVHPILKPPATETTHMPIGRPIEGIRLHILNAWLEPVPPGVCGELYVGGIGVGRGYLQDPARTAEVFVPDRFGSEPGARMYRTGDLARYQKNGAIEFVGRIDQQIKLRGFRIELGEIETHLLSSPLVREAAVLLHTDARGEKRLAAYLVGQEDKEPDVAVLRELLQAQLPEYMVPTAFVPLPALPRTPNGKIDRLALATLDLGDQFTRPYTAPRTATEEILTGIWSDVLGVERVGIHDDFFELGGHSLLATQIMSRLRSTFHVELSLRTVFECTSVAALAVAVDRARKEDAAIQAPPLVPVARTGPLPASFAQQRLWFLAQLEPESPFYNLPAGFRLRGKLDVDLLTAGLNQVIARQEALRTVFQETDGQPTQVVLSSLTIDIPVIDLRDIPAGEQPTELIKQTEEEAQRIFDLTRGPLIRARVWRIADEECVLLMTLHHIISDGWAMDVLIRELVMFYQAGLTGQQAALPPLPMQYADYAVWQRDWMQGAVLETQLAYWKDHLGDAPAALELPTDRPRPVVQTYRGACCEFVVSGDLLQQITGFSRRHGLTLYMTLLTAFTALLHHYSGRTSILIGSPVANRLRIEVEEIIGLFVNTLVLRTDIPDNPRWIELLDRVRKEVLGAQTHQDLPFEHLVDALQPERNLSHSPLFQVMFTLQTPAEQFMETPGLRVDNMEIDPGTALFDLSLDMVVEPDRLSGSFEYNTDLFDESTVTRYADGLLKILASMVAKPEGRLHDTPPVTDRERHLQLIDWNDVPSPDLTPDYVTRFAAQVERTPESTAVVCREQSWTYQELHRRASNTATALAAAGVGPDSVVAVLGERSPELLLMILGVLEAGGAYLPLDPHHPHQRMAQITELSRPLVLLVTREWEARAADLLNELSADRKPRVLIIEEVMDQDIALSGLRPSRPARRLAYLIYTSGSTGAPKGVMVEQDGMLNNMLSKLDSLQMTADDVVAQTASQCFDISVWQFLAALLCGATVHIVPDDVAHDPTALLHHVDEAGITIVELVPAVLQGLLAADDGAPVLAKVRWVLPTGEALPSALCRRWFLRYPAIPLMNAYGPAECSDDVATHVMYASPDDADRPVPIGRPVPGFRLYILNHHLTPVPIGTVGELCIGGVGVGRGYLRDPERTAAVFVPDPLGSDAGARLYRTGDLARYRTDGTIEFVGRADHQVKIRGYRIEPGEIEARLLEQQGVLEAVVMAREDQPGQRRLVAYVTPDAPETLDVQDMRRRLQDALPEYMIPSSFVVLNALPRSANGKIDRRALPVPDLAGQAERTYTPPVTPAEAALTKIWEEVLGLPQVGTQENFFELGGDSIVSLQVIARAKQAGLLLSPRQMFQHQTVSELAAVAGRDAVVVLEAEQGAVTGEAALTPIQCAFFELALANPHHWNQSVLLEAKEPLVESALETAVAALITHHDVLRLRFTQTNDGWRQSHAPIPPGPFVRRVNVAMLSDSERRASFDAETTRWQGSLNISEGPLIQVVWFEMGKNVPDCLLIVVHHLVIDGVSWRILLEDLQTAYRQAVENRPIQLPPKTTSFRQWTERLRRYAEAEVMKDPSFNVWLTEQEEGSVLLPVDDPGGSHREAAAETLTMSLDEGDTQALLHQVSAAYGTQINDVLLTALAQTLGRWTGLDRVTIDLEGHGREDLFPELDVSRTVGWFTSVFPVTLDVIRSESPGEGLKTVKEQLRRIPGRGIGYGIVRYLTKHGFDAAKVSPARRVPVAFNYLGQLDAVATDESAFVLSTESVGKEHDPRNPMEYELDINASVVNGRLEVMWTYSRERYRPGTITSLATGYLKDLQTVIAHCLSGDAGGYTPSDFPNVELEQDALDAILEQIN from the coding sequence GTGGCGAAGCCGGCATTACCCGACCATATCGACTCGATCTATCCTCTCTCTCCGATGCAAGAGGGGATGCTGTTTCATACGCTCATGAATCCCGGCACCGGGATTTACCTGATGCAGAACCGGTATCTCCTGGAGGGTGACCTGAATTATGACGCGTTCGTGCGCGCGTGGGATGTGGTATTCGACCGACATCCCGTGCTCCGGACCTCTTTCGTGTGGAAGAACCAAAAGCGTCCGCTGCAAGCGGTGCACAAACGAGTGGACGCGCCGATCGTATCGCTGGATTGGAGAGGCCAGACTCGTTCCGAGCAGATCGCGCGGTTGGACGCCGAGCTGGAAGCCGAACTCCGCGAGGGGTTCGATTTCGCCAAGGGGCCGCTCATGCGGCTGTGGCTGATCCGACTTGAGGACCACCGGTACCAGTTTGTGCACAGTTTTCACCATATTCTCCTCGATGAGTGGTGCATCTCCCTTCTCTTGATGGATTTCCTCGGTCACTATGGAGCGTTCGTGCGGGGCGAACGACTCATGCGTGAGAAACCGCGTCCCTATCGTGACTACATCGCCTGGTTACAGAAGCAGGACATCACTGCCGCGGAGTCTTTTTGGCGCGGGTACCTCGAAAATTTTCCCACGCCGACGCCGTTGCCCTACGACCGGTTGCCAGAAGGCCTCGCCGACCAAAATGAAGACGCAGCGGATCACTGTCTGTATCTCAGCGCCGACATGTCGGCGACACTGGCGGATCTGGCTCAGCGACATCACCTGACGGTAAACACATTCTTCCAAGGGGCTTGGGCGCTGTTGCTCAACTATTACGGCAGCGAGCGCGAGGTTCTCTTCGGCGTCACGGTGGCCGGACGTCCTACCGAATTGCCGGGTGTCGAGTCGATCCTCGGTCTGTTCATCAATACCGTGCCGCTTCGAGTCTCCATGCAGCCGGACCGTCCGTTGATGGATTGGCTCAAGGATCTGTTGGCGGAGAACGTGCGCGTGCGGCAGTACGACTATGCGCCGCTCGTCCAGATGCAGCGATGGAGTGAGGTGCCTCGAGGGGAGGCGCTGTTCCATAGTCTCTTCGTCTTCGAGAACGCGCCGGTGGACCGGGAACTCTGCGAAGGGCGAATCATTTTCAAGGGCGAAGAGGAGCAGTACCGAGTCCACACGAATTATCCGCTCACCGTCATGGGATGGCCCGGACGTGAATTGGGACTCAAAATCTCATACGACAAGCGGCTATTCGACGCCGACACGACCGGTCGCATGATCAGGCATTTCAGGACGCTGCTCGAAGCGATGGCTGAACGGCCGACAGCTCGGCTCGCTGAGCTCTCTCCGCTCAAGCAGGACGAACGGCGGCAATTGTTGACCGAATGGAATCCAAAGACGGAGGCCGCCGACGAGGAACGGTCCGAAAGCTTTTCGCGTCTGTTCGAAGAACAGGTCGAGAAGACGCCGGGTGCGGTGGCAGTTGAATGCCTCGAAGAAAAGACAACGTATCGTGAGTTGAATCGACGGGCCAATCGCGTCGCGCATGCACTGGCCGAAGCGGGGGTACAGCCGGATACTGTTGTGGCGCTGCTGGATGATCGCAGTATTGATCTGTTGACGATGATGCTGGGAGTGTTTAAAGCAGGCGGCGCCTATGTGCCGCTTGATCCGCACCATCCGGTGTCGCGTCTGACGCACATTCTGAAGCTGAGTCGTTCGCCGATCGTGCTCATATCGCAGAATTATCTCGCCAGGCTGCAGGAAGCGATCACGCAGATCGACGAGACTTCCCGACCACGACTCATGCCAATCGAACCGATTCTCAATGAAGCCGGTCGCGAAGATAATCTGGACGACCGCGGACTTGCCGAGCATCTGGCCTACGTCATCTATACGTCCGGTTCTACTGGAGTGCCGAAGGGGGCGATGGTCACGAGGCGCGGCATGCTCAACAATATCCGAAGCAAGGTGTCGGGGTTAGCGCTGGGACCGGCCGACGTCATCGCGCAGACGGCTTCCCAATGTTTCGACATTTCCGTCTGGCAGTTCCTGACGGCGCTGACATGCGGAGCCAGAACCAGCATTGTTCCGGATGAGACGTCACGAGATCCATTTCGATTGCTCGCGCACCTCGAACGCTTCGATATCACGATTCTCGAAACCGTTCCGGCCCTTCTCCAGGGACTGGTGGATGCAGGATCAGAATCTAGTCTCGCGCCTCGACTCCAAAGACTTCGGTGGGTGTTGCCGACCGGTGAAGCCCTGCCGCCGCCGGTCTGTCGCCAGTGGCTTGCCCGCTATCCCGCGATTCCTTTGTTGAACGCATACGGACCGGCGGAATGCGCCGACGACGTGGCCGTCCATCCCATCCTCAAACCGCCGGCGACCGAGACCACGCACATGCCGATCGGCCGGCCGATCGAAGGAATCCGCTTGCACATTCTGAACGCTTGGTTGGAACCGGTGCCGCCGGGAGTTTGCGGTGAGTTATACGTGGGAGGAATCGGGGTCGGTCGCGGATACCTGCAAGATCCTGCACGTACCGCCGAGGTCTTTGTGCCCGATCGATTCGGGTCCGAGCCGGGCGCGCGGATGTATCGGACCGGTGATCTGGCTCGCTATCAGAAAAATGGAGCGATAGAGTTCGTCGGGCGCATCGATCAACAGATCAAACTCCGTGGGTTCCGGATCGAACTGGGAGAGATCGAAACGCATCTGTTATCGAGCCCGCTCGTCCGCGAAGCGGCCGTGCTGCTGCACACGGATGCCCGCGGCGAGAAGCGATTAGCGGCCTATCTCGTCGGACAGGAGGATAAGGAGCCGGATGTGGCGGTATTGCGTGAACTCTTACAGGCGCAGCTGCCCGAATACATGGTGCCGACGGCGTTTGTGCCGTTGCCGGCGCTGCCGCGCACGCCGAACGGCAAGATCGACCGCCTCGCGCTGGCGACGTTGGATCTAGGCGATCAGTTCACTCGTCCCTATACAGCGCCGCGCACGGCGACGGAAGAAATTCTGACGGGTATCTGGTCCGATGTATTGGGTGTCGAGAGAGTCGGCATTCACGACGACTTCTTCGAGTTGGGTGGTCATTCGTTGCTGGCGACGCAGATCATGTCTCGTCTTCGCAGCACATTTCACGTCGAGCTTTCGCTACGGACCGTGTTCGAATGCACCAGCGTCGCGGCCTTGGCCGTGGCCGTGGATCGCGCGCGGAAGGAAGACGCGGCCATCCAGGCGCCACCGTTGGTGCCCGTCGCCCGTACCGGTCCGCTACCCGCGTCTTTCGCTCAACAGCGCCTCTGGTTCCTCGCACAGCTGGAGCCGGAGAGTCCCTTCTACAATCTTCCGGCCGGATTCCGCCTGCGGGGCAAGTTGGATGTGGACTTATTGACGGCCGGTCTCAACCAAGTGATTGCGCGGCAGGAAGCATTGCGGACCGTATTTCAGGAGACCGACGGCCAGCCGACGCAGGTCGTGCTGTCCTCGTTGACGATCGATATTCCTGTCATCGATCTTCGCGATATCCCCGCGGGAGAACAGCCGACCGAGTTAATCAAGCAGACCGAAGAAGAAGCACAACGAATTTTCGATCTGACGAGAGGGCCGCTGATTCGCGCACGAGTTTGGCGGATCGCGGACGAGGAGTGCGTGCTGTTGATGACTTTGCATCACATTATCTCTGACGGCTGGGCGATGGACGTCTTGATTCGAGAATTAGTGATGTTCTACCAGGCCGGGCTTACAGGACAGCAGGCCGCGTTGCCGCCGTTGCCCATGCAGTATGCCGACTATGCGGTTTGGCAACGTGACTGGATGCAGGGGGCTGTTCTGGAGACTCAGCTCGCCTATTGGAAAGACCACTTGGGAGATGCGCCAGCCGCCTTGGAGTTGCCGACCGATCGGCCTCGTCCTGTCGTGCAGACCTATCGTGGCGCCTGTTGTGAGTTTGTTGTGTCCGGAGACCTGTTGCAGCAGATCACGGGCTTTAGCCGGCGGCACGGCCTCACCTTATACATGACATTGCTCACCGCCTTCACCGCGTTGCTGCACCATTATAGCGGCCGGACCAGCATTCTGATCGGGAGCCCTGTCGCGAACCGGCTCAGGATCGAGGTGGAAGAAATCATCGGATTGTTCGTCAACACGCTGGTGTTGAGAACGGATATTCCGGACAACCCGCGTTGGATCGAACTATTGGACCGGGTGAGAAAAGAAGTGTTGGGGGCTCAGACGCATCAAGATCTTCCCTTCGAACACTTGGTGGATGCGCTGCAACCGGAACGGAACTTGAGCCATTCTCCGCTTTTTCAGGTCATGTTTACCCTGCAGACGCCGGCGGAACAATTCATGGAGACGCCGGGACTTCGAGTGGACAACATGGAAATAGACCCAGGCACGGCCTTGTTCGATCTGTCGCTGGACATGGTGGTCGAGCCAGACCGGCTGTCCGGATCGTTCGAATACAATACCGATCTTTTCGACGAGAGCACCGTCACACGTTATGCGGACGGTTTACTGAAGATTCTCGCTTCCATGGTTGCCAAGCCGGAAGGGCGACTACATGATACGCCTCCCGTAACGGATCGCGAGCGTCACCTGCAACTCATTGACTGGAACGATGTTCCCAGTCCCGATTTGACGCCAGACTATGTCACGCGGTTCGCCGCGCAGGTCGAGCGCACACCGGAATCGACGGCGGTGGTTTGTCGTGAGCAAAGCTGGACCTACCAAGAGCTCCATCGACGGGCGAGTAACACAGCGACAGCGTTGGCGGCGGCCGGTGTCGGTCCGGACTCGGTCGTAGCGGTGCTCGGCGAACGAAGCCCTGAGCTTCTGCTGATGATTCTCGGTGTCTTGGAAGCGGGCGGCGCCTATCTGCCGTTGGATCCGCACCATCCTCATCAGCGCATGGCGCAGATTACGGAACTAAGCCGCCCCCTCGTCCTGTTGGTGACTCGGGAGTGGGAAGCACGGGCTGCGGACCTGTTGAACGAGCTTTCCGCGGACAGGAAGCCGCGGGTATTGATCATCGAAGAGGTGATGGATCAAGACATTGCTCTCTCCGGTCTCAGACCGAGTCGCCCGGCTCGGCGCTTGGCTTATCTCATCTATACATCCGGCTCGACCGGCGCTCCGAAAGGCGTGATGGTCGAACAGGACGGCATGCTCAACAACATGTTGTCCAAACTGGACAGCCTGCAGATGACAGCCGACGATGTCGTCGCGCAGACCGCATCGCAATGTTTTGACATCTCTGTCTGGCAGTTCCTGGCGGCCCTATTATGCGGGGCGACGGTGCACATCGTTCCTGACGATGTGGCCCATGATCCCACGGCGCTGTTGCATCATGTGGATGAGGCCGGCATCACCATTGTCGAGCTTGTTCCTGCGGTATTGCAGGGTCTTCTTGCGGCCGATGACGGCGCGCCTGTTCTGGCCAAGGTACGGTGGGTGTTGCCGACCGGCGAGGCCTTGCCTTCGGCTCTCTGTCGTCGGTGGTTCTTGCGCTATCCGGCTATTCCGTTGATGAATGCGTATGGGCCGGCGGAATGTTCCGACGACGTTGCCACGCACGTGATGTATGCGTCCCCGGACGATGCAGATCGCCCGGTGCCGATCGGACGACCTGTTCCGGGCTTCCGCCTCTACATTCTGAATCATCATCTGACTCCCGTGCCCATCGGCACAGTGGGCGAACTCTGCATCGGTGGAGTAGGGGTGGGTCGCGGCTATCTCCGCGATCCCGAACGAACGGCGGCGGTCTTTGTGCCGGATCCCTTAGGATCGGATGCGGGAGCAAGACTCTATCGCACGGGAGATCTCGCCCGTTATCGGACGGACGGGACCATCGAATTTGTAGGGCGTGCAGATCACCAAGTCAAAATCCGTGGCTATCGCATCGAGCCGGGTGAAATCGAGGCTAGGCTGCTGGAGCAGCAAGGGGTTCTGGAAGCCGTGGTCATGGCCAGGGAAGATCAGCCAGGACAGCGACGGTTGGTGGCCTACGTGACACCCGATGCTCCGGAAACATTGGATGTCCAAGACATGCGGCGCCGACTTCAAGATGCGTTGCCGGAATATATGATTCCGAGCTCCTTCGTCGTTCTGAATGCGTTACCTCGGAGCGCGAATGGAAAAATCGACCGCAGAGCGTTGCCCGTTCCGGACCTCGCCGGGCAGGCGGAACGCACGTATACGCCTCCGGTTACGCCGGCGGAGGCGGCACTCACGAAAATTTGGGAAGAGGTGCTGGGATTGCCGCAGGTCGGCACACAAGAAAATTTTTTCGAGTTGGGTGGCGATTCCATCGTGAGTCTCCAAGTCATCGCCCGAGCCAAACAGGCCGGGCTGCTGCTGAGCCCCCGCCAGATGTTCCAACACCAGACCGTGTCCGAGCTTGCGGCAGTAGCTGGGCGAGATGCGGTCGTCGTGCTGGAAGCGGAGCAAGGAGCGGTCACGGGGGAAGCGGCATTGACGCCCATTCAATGCGCGTTCTTCGAATTGGCGCTGGCCAATCCACACCATTGGAATCAATCGGTCCTACTGGAAGCGAAAGAGCCGCTCGTGGAATCCGCTTTGGAGACTGCGGTAGCGGCGCTCATCACTCATCATGACGTGCTGCGGCTTCGATTCACACAGACGAACGATGGGTGGCGCCAATCGCATGCGCCGATTCCGCCTGGGCCCTTCGTCCGGCGGGTGAATGTGGCCATGCTATCGGATTCGGAACGCCGTGCGTCGTTCGATGCAGAGACCACGCGATGGCAAGGGAGTTTGAACATCTCGGAAGGGCCGCTTATCCAAGTGGTGTGGTTCGAGATGGGGAAGAACGTGCCTGATTGTCTGCTGATTGTCGTTCATCACCTCGTGATCGACGGCGTTTCTTGGAGAATCCTCCTGGAGGATTTGCAGACCGCTTACCGGCAGGCGGTTGAAAACCGTCCGATACAATTGCCTCCCAAAACGACCTCGTTCCGACAGTGGACCGAACGGTTACGGCGGTACGCAGAAGCCGAAGTCATGAAGGATCCCTCTTTCAACGTCTGGTTGACGGAACAAGAGGAAGGATCCGTCCTCTTGCCTGTCGATGATCCAGGCGGCAGCCATCGAGAGGCGGCGGCTGAGACGCTGACGATGTCGTTGGACGAAGGAGACACGCAGGCGTTGTTGCATCAGGTATCTGCCGCATATGGAACGCAGATCAACGATGTGCTCTTGACGGCGTTGGCGCAGACCCTCGGCCGGTGGACGGGCCTTGATCGTGTGACGATCGATCTGGAAGGGCATGGGCGGGAGGATCTGTTTCCCGAGCTGGATGTTTCACGCACGGTCGGATGGTTTACCAGCGTCTTCCCCGTAACCTTGGACGTGATCAGATCGGAGTCGCCTGGAGAAGGGCTCAAGACGGTGAAGGAGCAACTGCGGCGCATCCCAGGCCGCGGCATCGGGTACGGCATCGTTCGGTATCTGACGAAGCACGGCTTCGATGCGGCCAAGGTATCTCCTGCGAGACGAGTTCCGGTGGCATTCAATTATCTCGGGCAGCTCGATGCGGTCGCCACGGACGAGTCGGCCTTTGTTCTGTCTACGGAATCGGTCGGCAAGGAACATGATCCCCGCAATCCAATGGAATACGAGCTGGATATCAATGCGTCGGTCGTAAACGGACGCCTGGAAGTCATGTGGACATACAGCCGCGAGCGGTATCGTCCCGGGACGATTACCTCGTTGGCGACGGGATATCTGAAAGATTTGCAGACGGTGATCGCACATTGTCTGTCCGGCGACGCCGGCGGCTACACGCCGTCCGATTTTCCAAATGTGGAGCTGGAGCAGGACGCGCTGGACGCGATCTTGGAACAAATAAACTAA